The region gtactgactaaaagggtgccagtaattgttgcacacctatatttaacaaacaaactatatatatatattgttctcTACTGTAGTACCTACAGGTAAGTCTGAGAACTGTGATTGAGTTCTATATTGCAATGATGGCCATATTGTTTTGAAATAAGTAGGCTAATGGTATAGTATGGCTAGTACAGTGTAGTAAGCATAGTTTTGCAACTTACCTTCGGAGGAATGGTTTTGATTTTGGGCATCTTTACTACACGGCCACGATGTGACTGCTCATGATCACACTCCAGGTCTTCCAAGCGCTGTGTGAGAGCCAGCTTCTGCTGGATGGCCATGCGGAGCAGGGAATTAAGAGTCTTTTTCTCATCTTCTGCTGCTGCCAGCTGCCTCTGCATCTCATCCAGCTGAGTAACATACTCATCgcacctgcagagagagagaaatagggaGAAAATAGTTTAAAATAGTTCAAAATGGTCAATACACCTATTAGAATGAATGCCCGAGGACTCCAAAATGAATGTACCTGGTGGCAAACATCGCCCTCAGAGAGGAAAAGGTGGCTGCATCCTCTTTCAGAGCCTTTAGCTCATTCCTCAGCTTCATCATTGTCTCTGTCACAATagtcttttcattttcatactTGCTCTTCAGGTTAGCCAAGGCTACTTCTGCAGTCTGGAAAAAAATGTCACACAAGACTAtaaagatttttgtttttgcaatgaAAAGAGATGTACTGTAACCTGGAGAGCATCTAGGAAACattctatattttatatgtaacaaattggtaaaaaaaaataaaaaatggaaaaacataTCTTCTTCTAGACCAGGGGTTGGGAACCTATGGCTCGCGAACCATATATGGCTCTTTCAGTAATTGCCAATGGCTTGAAGgaggaataaatgaataaaagcaaTTACTTATCACGAAAGCTAGGGTGTTGATTCAATTAATactttacatattttaaaatattacataatttataATTGATGCCCGTTTGTCATTTAGACTCCAACTAATCGTGATGTGGCACAAGCTCAAATTTCACTGGACAGTGTGGATCAGAGTGGTAATTTCCCCTTTCTAATTCATAAATCGGTTGAAAACTACACAGCCAGTCCGTTTTCAGATTTTAACAAAAGTGAAAtagctaaaagaaaaaacaaaacaaatatcgTTCTTTCCAATCCGAACAGACCGACGAATATACATATTTGGAAGTCACATTAATGGTAAGTAGTGTTCAATTTACTCTTACTTACATACTGCATCTTGTATTGATTTACCATTTGATAAAACAATCATAGTTGGTTAAATGAAGTCCaagtgccacctacaggcctatTAGGTGAAGTGCAGGCTGTTCGGtcaagaacatgcaaaatgtgAAATGGCCTTAATTACATTACCATTTTATAACTATGCAATAATAGTAAAGATAATAACTAAAACTATAAGAAGAagcatataaaaatgtaaaaaaataataataataataataataactttcctctttaaagaaaaaataaatctgttttttgCCTTTCATGGCTCTGCCATCTGAAAAGAGACCTTTGTCGTAGGCTCAGGTGTCACTTCAGCCTTCTTATTTTTCTCTTACCAATAGGAGGcaccaaatgtttaaaaaaatttcatagACTAGCTATGTTTAGGCTTGAAATGTATTCACCTGGAACgctttttaaactgttttgaACTGCTGTACATGAATAGCTTGTTGTGTTTGATGACAGGAGATTTGTCTAGAAATTGCTTAATTTTGACTTGTGGCATTGTAAGTGAAAATGTAAGATTAGTCCTTTGAATCTCAATACTAACTGGTTAAGTTTTGTGTTAAACCTACACTGATAAAACACCAGTACTTTCACTGGCTAGCTAGCATTATTAAAAGCTAGCATtttttctctatctatctagctataaCTAGCCAAGATTTTTGGCAAGCTAGCTGGataaataaattctgatgtAGAAAGTTCTACCTTAAGAATATGTTAAAAGGCTGTAACACATACAAAATCATTTAATGCAAGTAATGTACCTTGAATTACTTTAAGAATTCTAAAGAGTGGACCATTTTGTTATGAATTAAATTGTAAAGAAAGCATTGACCCCTAACCacacatctcatacacacaaCATTTCATACAAATTCTTTAAAATGTGCAATTATGAGACCAATCTGACTATTTAATAGCTATGAAACTGATTAAATTTACAACGGAATATTTGGTATCATATATCAGAGTAGACTAATAACTGAATTTTTGATAAATGGAATGATTATAAATGCGTTGATATACAACTTATACATCCTATTGACAACTTTGTCAAGATGCCCACTGGGGCCTTCTTTTTACAGGAAAAATACCAATTTACATTATAAAAAAGGACTCTTCATACCTGTTTGTTGGCTTTAAGTACAAGCCTTAAAGTGGCTATCTGTTCCCTCTTCGTGCTCAAGAGGGACTTCATCTTCAGGATCTCCTCCATGCAGGTCTCCTTGTCCTTGTCAAAGATCGGTGCCAGCTCCCGAGCAGCAGCCCTCTGTCTGGACAGTTGCAGTGAGCGATCCACAGCTCTCTGTAGGTGCTTGATCTGGTCCCGAATAATGGCATTCAAGTTGTAAATATTCAAAGGCTCTTTGCGAAGATCTCCGTTTGCATCTGGTAAGGGTGAAGCAGCTGGTGAGGCACTGTGGACCGGGGAGCCAAATGGGGTTCTATTGGGACTCACTGTCTCTGCTTTACCACCTTCACCCAATGCTTCCTTCAAGGGTGAGTCATGAGGGCTCCGAGAAGGATCTGACGAGTTGGCAGCAGCAAGTCGACGGGCAAGGCGTGGTGACAGCAATGCACGTGGGTCATCAGTACCTTTAAGACTGCCGCTACGTGTAACACGACTCTGGCGGTAGTAGTCCAGCATGACACGATTGGGTGTTTCGTTGTTGCACAAGCAGACATGATGATAAAGCTGGGCAAGTTCTTCGCTGAAGGTAACTAGCTCATCCTGAGCAGCATTCAGCATAGCTTGACTCTCACTGGACATGGATGATGTGCATCGGAGCTCGGCCTCTAGGCTGGTGATTCGCTCACGGCTCTCACGACACTCTCTCTCcaatgatgtcacatgatcatAAAGTGCTTGCACTTTCCCCTCACTTTCGCTGCGCTCTTCTGATTGGCTCTCCACAGACTGATTGTACTTTTCCTTCAAGGCTTTCAACTCTGCTTTCAGGTCGATGACCTCTGTAACAGCCACCTTGTACTTACATTCCAGGATCTCAATGCCATTAATGTCGACGTCATACTCACGGCAGCCATTCAAAGGAGTATCCCCTTTCTCGGTCTCCTCAGCATCCAGCTGCTTGTCACTGCACAGACGTTTCATAGCATTGACACGTGCTGTAAGGCAATTCACACGCTTGTGTTGCTCTGTTAGAGCTCCTTGCGTGTGTTGTAGCTGGGTCTGAGACTCCTGCAGGTTAGTCAGTAGGGTGGCATTTTCACGCTCCACCTAGTGGAAGGGATTATACATATGAAATTAGTAGAAGAACCCCTGCATAGTGGAAATTCTTGAGTAATatgagatatactgtatatacaatatacagtatatcctcTATTTGTTGAGGTATTTCCCTTTCGCTGTTTTAGTAACCAGAGCCACACCATCCTATTGAAGACAATGACATACTACATTCTTTCCTACTAGTCTTACACTGTATTTGAGATGAAAACctacagcttgtcatgttaaggATTAACCAGAGGCTAAAGTCtctcccatggtggaaaacttactgaccgttacaaagcactgatgcTGAaggctccttccataaatgttaaatacaccTACCTACTTCCAGAAAGTGTCACTATatcaatgacatttttttttttttttttaaagggaggACTCTATTGCGAAAGATCAGTTTCCCAGTCGAGTGTCAAATGTGTTAATGGTTGCTAAAAAGCAACAAAGTATTAATATATTCAAGTAATATTGTGGCtttgattgaaaacactgtTCAAAATTAGTGTACATCATTCCATTACAAAGTATTTtaccattacaaaaaaaattattttaaaatgagtaaaaataaataaataaattaaaaaacagtcaagcatTTATGCAATAAGAATGTGACTGACTATATGTATGTAATGCCAGGTTACTCTTATATTTGTTGTGCATTTAATAACGAATACTACATAAATTAAATGATTTCAAAGTAGGcaatgtacagtgccctcctatagtggcacccttggtaaatatgagcaaagaaggctgtgaaaaattgtctttattttttaaccttttgatcttttgttaaaaacaacaacaacaacaacaacacaacaaaaatactctgctctcatggatatcaaacaactgcaaacacaacacaggtttatgaaaaaaatgttaaatatacatctaccacaattattggcacccctatcaATTCATATGCgaataatatatttgaagtatattccaattgatattttacacttttataGTACACCTATCTGACTAagaacaggattttttttttcataaaccggtgttgtgtttgcaattgtatgatatccatgagagccgAGTagttttcagaatttttttaacaacagatcaaaaggttaaacaataaagacaatttttcacagccttctttgttaaTATtcaccaagggtgtcaatattagtggagggcactgtagttaTACTGACACTACAATGGGATCCTATTATACATAGGATATGTCAGGCTTGTCACAGCTGCAGTACTAATATGTAGCTCTGTGTGCAAAAGATTTGTGTTGGAGTAGAGGTAGAGTTTCTATTCCTGTCCCCTACTGTTTCCCAATGAACATGCCAATGACACAAGcgcacgcgtgcacacacagtCTGTGTAAGATGACCTCATGGCTTGTACATATAAGCACTGACAGATGGATCTGACGATATTACACTGTAATATAGGTCTTCTATATCCTGATGGCACTAAATAAACCTGCTGTCATTATACAAATACCTCacttattttctattttttctccATAccaacaaaacattaaaaactcacacaaaaaacacaatccAAGTCATAGGATTTTATAATAGAAATGAAAACTGTCCCTGGAAACGAGTAAGATATCTTAATCTAAATCTGGAGAATCATCACTAATGGTTCTGTTATGAGTCAAGTATAGTCACAGCTACACTTCCCATAAATCATAATCCTACTAAATCCACTCCACATGAGTCATGATACTGTATCTGGATTCAAGACAATCGACCTTCAAATCAAATCCCACTGAAGTATAACCACACTGCTTAGAAATTGAAGCTACTGTAACCATGTCATCAGTCTTGGCAAAAGTCTTTCTTTACTTCTTGTCTTATCTTCTTTCCTAATAAGGCATTTTCCATAGGCTATGCTGTCTAGAATCATATCGGAAGTTTACTGAGTTACTGATAGGAAAGGTAATGCTTCAGATGATGCTGTGTGTTCATATGAGAGGTTCCTGTTAGAAGCAGGCCttcttttcaaaataaaaagctCAGGTTGTAGTCAATAACTGCTCATTAACATAGATGGTCTATAAAGACCCAGTTCTCACTCTAAATACTCTATTGATTAAACGTGGGTAATTTGGATCGATTGTGAATAGTCAGGGTAGCTAGGTTAAGACTTTAAATGAGGTGAATGCATGAGCTTATGGCTGCACAACAATATAATCATAACTAAATGAAACTGCATTTTACTTTGTACTGAGCATTATAAATCCATAATCCTTTAAATGTAGAAATCTTTGAATCAAGCCAAGACATTAATTGAATGTctgttataaatgttaaataaactcccttttccccccacacacctTCCAAATGTAAGATTAAGTACAATAATATAGCACACATTTAACCTATATAggacatatttccacataggaaaaAAAGAACTTATCCCAGATTAATGTGAATAGTCACATGTGTCTTAATAGTGTGTTAGTACATACACTCACCAAACACTTTAtttggaacacctgtacacctactcattcgtgcaattatccaatcagccaatcgtgtggcagcagtgaactgaataaaatcatgcagatacaggccagtAGCTTTGGGAAATGTTCACATCATCCAtcagaaagaggaaaaacatgatcTCAGTGTATTTCTGTAACTgtaagctgaggctgcagtgggcacaggctcaccaaaactggacagttctAATGAATCTCAAATTTCTGCTGATGCACACAGAtagtagggtcagaatttggcagcaacagcatgaatccatggacacaacctgccttgtgtcaacagtccaggctggtggaggtggtgtaatgtgtgGGAAATGTTTCCCTGGCACATTTTGGGTCTGTTACTACCAAATAATTATTGCGTGAATGCCACAAACTATTGGAGTATTGTTGCTGTCCATGTGCATCCTTTCATCACCACAATTTACCCGTCTTCGAACgactacttccagcatgatgataATACACCATGCAACatagcaaaagtcatctcaaaatggcttcatgaacatgacagtgtTCTTCAGCGGCCATCCCAGTCACCGGACTGAATCCtgtagaacacctttgggatgtggtagaacaggagattcgcagcatgaaactgcacctgaaaaatctgcaggaattgcatgatgcaatcatgtcaacatggaccagaatctcaaaggaaggtttccaacatcttgtggaatccatgccatgaagcaTTGAAATCacttagtatagtgttcctaataaagtgctcaatGAGTGTATCTATTGAACTTGGCTCTAACAAAAACCAGTGTTAAGGATTTCCAAATATGCTTGTAACAATCAATAAACCTGATTACCTAGCATCCCTATAAGTGTATAAGCTTAGAAAGAAACCCCTATAAACCTATAAACAATGCACAGCACTGCCAGAGCATTGTGCCAGTTTAATAGTAAGAAATGACCAAAGcttattttatcttagattACCAAAATGACAGgtgtaattaataaatgaaagcaAATATTATGATTGTGGTGAAAATATGATTCATTGCAGACATGCTTGGGCCATAATGTTCAGGGTAACCTTTCCTCAAAATCTTAATAATATCTATCATTTAATATATGAAAGATTTTCTGCAGACTagagatttaaaaatgaaatgtgcacaaaaatgtgtagaattttaaaaagtggtTGGCATTCTCAGCATGAATTATGCTTATGGTTAAATgtccttatacacacacaaacacacaaatatatgtatatatatatatgtatatgtatatgtatatatatatatatatatatatatatatatatatatatatatatatatatatatatatatatatatatatatcacatttatatataaatgatatagGATCCAGCTTATACTTGTGACTGACCTGTAAGAGTTGCTGTTTCAATTTCTGGATTTCAGACAGGTTGAGTTCACTGAACAGATCAGACACAGGGTTCAGCAATTCTTTCCTCCCACCCGGCCGGTGGTAGTCACTGTTCATTTTCGGCCCATGGCCATTACAGCCGTTACACCTGTTACTGTCCTCATTATTGGGATTAGATCCGGAGGCCAAGGTGGCATTGGTGGTTGGCTCCTCTGCAAACTTTAATCCCTCTACAACAGAGATGGGGATCTGTGTGCTGGTTCCATACACACTGTCAGACAGGCTGAGGTGGTGGGCTAGCTCCTTCCTTAGGCTGTTCTTCTGTTCTCGTTCAATCTTCAGAGCATCCAGCGCCTCTTCTAACTGTCCCTCAGAGATGTCCTTTAAACGCAACGCGTCATCTAATTGGCTATTTAGCAGAACTGTTTCTTCCTCCAGAACTTTGATTTCGTGTTTTAAACCCTCATACTCCACCTGTGAACAGAAGAAGTTGTCTTTATGTAAGGATTAAAACATGATGAAGAGTGCTGTCATAGGTAAATAAtcctataaataataaataataatgacgGGGTGGTGTAATGACAGAGAGGCCATTACCACCATGAAGCTGAAGCATATCatataagtgttttattcctcttacgcaAGTCGGGAACCTATGACGAGCCATATATGGCTCTTTCAGTGATTTCAGTGAAtggctgaaaaataaataaataaataaataaataaataaataacaatcacGAATCACGGAAGCTAGTGTCGATTCAATTAAAACTCTATGTAGTATATGTTTGAAAATATTACACAATTCATAATTGATGCCCGTACTTCATGTAGACACCAACCAGTCGTGATGTGGCACAACAATCTCAAATTTCATTGGACAATGTGCAACAGAGTGGTAATTTCCTGGTCTAATTCATAAATCAGTTGAAAACTACACAGCCAGttggtttttaatttattaacaaaGGTGACAAGACGAGTATTGTTCTTTCCAGTTCGAACAGACAGACGAATTTGCATATTTAGAAGTCGCATTAATGGTAAGTAGCGTTCAATTTACTCTTACTTATGTACTGCATCTTGTATTGATTTACCATTTGATAAAACTATCATAGTTGGTTAAATGAAGTCCAAGTGCCACCCACAGGCCTATTAGGTGAACTGCAGGCTGTTCGTTCAAGAACACGGAAAATGTGAAATGACCTTAATTACATTACCACTTTTTAAAACTATGcaataacagtaaaaataataattagaataatAAGGAGACATCTATAAAAACGTCAAAAAAATGTTTCTCCGGCTctgtaatgaaaacaaaaaaaacttttggcTTTTATGACTCTGCCATCTGAAAAGGTTCCCGGCCTCTGCTCTTACACACCATACTTTTTTATCCatctatagttacatttaatgttgtggaatgtccacaaaaaaGTTAGtacctgttatcacttacattacagcagcaataaacagtcgttccctcaccaggccctctttttttcttaaagttaataagacaaaaaaaaaaaaaaaagcatcttgtCATGTTgcagagaaactgcaaagccctCCATGTGAAAGATTTAAGCTCTGACATATTCTGTTACAAAGCACGGACCCTGGAGACTCTTTTCAGAAATACAAAatacatctcctcacagaaaacctcaccatatacataattacactttaaaaaaaaataaaataaataaatttatgcaACACATCCATCATACAGCTATCTGTGttaattgttactatagaaatatagtaaataatgaatgagtgcgataatataaacctgttattcATCttacagctggcactactgtcagagctgctgttatatgtTATATGCTGTTATACACTGTATGCAGTGTAATTATTCCTCAATTAAGCTATTTGTCTTAGAGTTATTGGGTAGCAAGTACAAGTTTATCTGTGTAAATGTTCATTCAGTCAGATAAGTGTTCACATTAAGGCTTTAATAGTTATCATAAAAAACAGGATTCAACAGTGTTCAAcaagtgtgtgagtgactgTTTGTGTGCGTTCACCTGGTTCTGCTTGAGTGTGGACACGAGTTTCTGTAGTGTGATGTTCTCCTCCTCCAGCTCAGTGTAGTCCTGCAGCAATCTGGCTTCTCTGAATTTATACTCCTTAATCTCTTCTCTCATCCTGGCCTTCTGCAGCTCCAGCATCTCGTTACTCTGCAACAAAACAGTGAAACGGCTAGAGATGAAAAAACATCTTGTTATTCTGTAACTAACAAGAGGGAAAAGAAAACGGCGCTTCTTTCCATCTCTGTTGCAGTAAACATAGAAACAGAGGATGGAATACAGGTCAAAACATCAATTACATAGAAATTATTCATCACTACATCACAGTAAAATCGCATATTTTTTGCTAGCGAAGCAGTCAACAGAAGCTCTACTCAAGATCACTCTAGAGCAATGGCTCCTAAACCAGTTTATTAAACCTGTACGTTTATTTCCCCCCCAATACCACATACAGGAAACACTGTACACACGATCATTGTCACACAACCCCTTTAACACCTTTATAATGCTTCATTACTCTTCCTTTATGGTGTACGGTCGTGTTCTCAATCTGTCCATGCTTCTGCTAATGTGGATGCTGGGTAATAAATTGCTCTACTTGTAAGGAAACACTGATGTCTGCATTATCTCCCTCACTGAGCTCCACATACAGAAAATAGAACAAAGAACTCTCCAGATGTAGAGTATGCAGAGTATGACCGGGCACTAGGAAGATAAAGGCGCCCTTGGGGTAAAACCATTACCATACCTTTGGTATGCTGAAAGAATATCATAAATAAAACTTTGCTCAGAGTCTAGAGATTGTGTTCAATGTAGCACCATAATGGGTTCTTGAGTTTGCTTTCCTTGTTAGAAAAGATTCAATGTAGAACCCCTTTAGAAATCCTTGTGCAATGCTCTTAAGTATACACTTCCTAGTTGAGATCAGTCTTAGAACGCATAATGAGACATGTTCAATTTAGTGCCTTTGTGACCAAAGACAGCCAACAACAAAATTCTTGCAGTGCCAATTAAAATCTCAGAGCAGGACTGCTGTTACAACGCTTGGAATAGGATTATGTTAAActcaaaattcaaaatgaaatgtttatgctTGAGCAAGcaatctttaaaaacaaacaacccccCCCAAATGCTCACATTAATTATTATAACATCACCTGTCCCTTCTTTAGTGAGTTACAAAGCCATGCATGTTAATATAGACAGAAAATACTATTCTTATTACTTCATGCTCATGTTGATAAATGCTTCTTTTTATGCAACCCCATTTTCCATCAGCTGATATTGATACCCATCggatatttttttcctttatagaCTACTaagctttaaaaacaattttgtaaCTAAAGCATTTCACTTATAAAACAGGGAaaaatacatactgtaaataccccccccccccaaaaaaaaacaaaacaaaaaacaacaagccATATTttataatgcacacacacacacacacacacacacacacacacacacacacacacacattttatatatatatatatatatatatatatatatatatatatatatatatatatatatatatatatatatatatatatatatatacacatacacacatatacatacacacatatacatacacacatttttttcagaaGAAACTTCCCTTATTGAAATTATTTCTACACTGACATGATGGTAACTCCCACACATTTACTTTGCTGAATAGCTCATGGATTGTTTTGCTGTTGTTAATGCTATGCCATGTGGCTAGTGTTGTTATCACATGACCTTTAACCTGCTTTATGTTGTTGTACTATAAGCAATTCTTTGATATTTCAGACTACACAGGAAAAATCCCCAATGTTGAATTAATACCctacagtatttatactgtacatgtccAATTAGACACAAATGAAGTGTTAAATCAACATTCTGGGTGTACACTGGGGATTTGTATATTCTTAACAGAATTGGATCTTTTTGGACTgaatttgttctttttcttggATATCTGATACAGTGAGAAAAAAAgatacaggaaaaaagtatttgatcccctgctgatttcgtatgtttgcccactgacaaagaaatgatcagtctataattttaatggtagatttatttgaacagtgagagacagacatttgcattttaatgagggaaataagtatttgaccccctctcaatcagaaagatttctggctcccaggtgtcttttatacaggtaacgagctgagattaggagcacactcttcaAGGGCTTGTTACctatataaaagacacctgtccacagaagcaatcaatcaatcagattccaaactctccaccatggccaagaccacagagctctccaaggatgtcagggacaagattgtagacctacacaagtctggaatgggctacaagaccattgccaagcagcttggtgagaaggtgacaacagttggtgcgattattcacaaatggaagaaacacaaaagaactgtcaatctccctcggcctggggctccatgcaagatctcacctcgtggagttgcaatgatcatgagaacagtgaggaatcagcccagaactacacgggaggatcttgtcaatgatctcaaggcagctgggaccatagtcaccaagaaaacaatgggtaacacactacgccgtgaaggactgaaatcctgcagcgcgcgcaaggtccccctgctcaagaaagcacatgtacatgcccgtctgaagtttgccagtgaacatctgaatgattcagaggacaactgggtgaaagtgttgtggtcagatgagaccaaaatggagctctttggcatcaactcaactcgccgtgtt is a window of Ictalurus punctatus breed USDA103 chromosome 4, Coco_2.0, whole genome shotgun sequence DNA encoding:
- the bicd1a gene encoding protein bicaudal D homolog 1 isoform X2, which codes for MAAGGGCADSVDEYRAEVERLSRELAEANREKIRAAECGLAVLEENQSLKQQCTELETEQETLRRELEQLQEAFGQAYSNQRKVAEHGETNEETLLQESASKEAYYKNRLLELQTELDLSRSVASNTQAENERLNMLLQDLRESNEMLELQKARMREEIKEYKFREARLLQDYTELEEENITLQKLVSTLKQNQVEYEGLKHEIKVLEEETVLLNSQLDDALRLKDISEGQLEEALDALKIEREQKNSLRKELAHHLSLSDSVYGTSTQIPISVVEGLKFAEEPTTNATLASGSNPNNEDSNRCNGCNGHGPKMNSDYHRPGGRKELLNPVSDLFSELNLSEIQKLKQQLLQVERENATLLTNLQESQTQLQHTQGALTEQHKRVNCLTARVNAMKRLCSDKQLDAEETEKGDTPLNGCREYDVDINGIEILECKYKVAVTEVIDLKAELKALKEKYNQSVESQSEERSESEGKVQALYDHVTSLERECRESRERITSLEAELRCTSSMSSESQAMLNAAQDELVTFSEELAQLYHHVCLCNNETPNRVMLDYYRQSRVTRSGSLKGTDDPRALLSPRLARRLAAANSSDPSRSPHDSPLKEALGEGGKAETVSPNRTPFGSPVHSASPAASPLPDANGDLRKEPLNIYNLNAIIRDQIKHLQRAVDRSLQLSRQRAAARELAPIFDKDKETCMEEILKMKSLLSTKREQIATLRLVLKANKQTAEVALANLKSKYENEKTIVTETMMKLRNELKALKEDAATFSSLRAMFATRCDEYVTQLDEMQRQLAAAEDEKKTLNSLLRMAIQQKLALTQRLEDLECDHEQSHRGRVVKMPKIKTIPPKIVSSLLHQYRHAPDK
- the bicd1a gene encoding protein bicaudal D homolog 1 isoform X1, with protein sequence MAAGGGCADSVDEYRAEVERLSRELAEANREKIRAAECGLAVLEENQSLKQQCTELETEQETLRRELEQLQEAFGQAYSNQRKVAEHGETNEETLLQESASKEAYYKNRLLELQTELDLSRSVASNTQAENERLNMLLQDLRESNEMLELQKARMREEIKEYKFREARLLQDYTELEEENITLQKLVSTLKQNQVEYEGLKHEIKVLEEETVLLNSQLDDALRLKDISEGQLEEALDALKIEREQKNSLRKELAHHLSLSDSVYGTSTQIPISVVEGLKFAEEPTTNATLASGSNPNNEDSNRCNGCNGHGPKMNSDYHRPGGRKELLNPVSDLFSELNLSEIQKLKQQLLQVERENATLLTNLQESQTQLQHTQGALTEQHKRVNCLTARVNAMKRLCSDKQLDAEETEKGDTPLNGCREYDVDINGIEILECKYKVAVTEVIDLKAELKALKEKYNQSVESQSEERSESEGKVQALYDHVTSLERECRESRERITSLEAELRCTSSMSSESQAMLNAAQDELVTFSEELAQLYHHVCLCNNETPNRVMLDYYRQSRVTRSGSLKGTDDPRALLSPRLARRLAAANSSDPSRSPHDSPLKEALGEGGKAETVSPNRTPFGSPVHSASPAASPLPDANGDLRKEPLNIYNLNAIIRDQIKHLQRAVDRSLQLSRQRAAARELAPIFDKDKETCMEEILKMKSLLSTKREQIATLRLVLKANKQTAEVALANLKSKYENEKTIVTETMMKLRNELKALKEDAATFSSLRAMFATRCDEYVTQLDEMQRQLAAAEDEKKTLNSLLRMAIQQKLALTQRLEDLECDHEQSHRGRVVKMPKIKTIPPKSLVDCQQSAASVSPRSRQVRSGRVFTARSANIVITLREDELQEATSRLPCDPFTCLSHRSNIPGP